The genome window CGCGCTCGCGTGTCGTGTTACGAATCGCAGGCGACGACGGAGAGAGCCTCTCGTTCGAAGCGTCCTTGCGTGAGCTGTGCCAACGCTTGTCGCTGTCGCTCGAGACGACCCACGTCGTGCCGGCAGATCTGGACCGCGAGCCGCCCGCCTTTGGGTCCGATGTGCTCGCCATCGCGCGCGTCGATTTGTCGGGCGCGACCATGACGCTCGCCGATCCAAAACGAAAGGGGCTCCTCACGCGCCGCGAGGTGGCGCGGAGCAAGCCTCCCGCCGTCGTCCTCGAAGAGCTCGCGCTCGTCGTTCACGCGGGCCTCGAAGAGCTGGCGCAAGCGGAGCGGGAGAGGCCGCCGGCAGCGCCACCACCAGCACCGCCGCCCGCACCGCCATCGCCTGCACCAAAGGAGAGTGCGCCACCGTTCGCGGCGGACGCCCCGCGCGAGGGCGCTGGCATCGGCGTCGACATCGGGCCGTTCGTGCTCGGCCGCTCTCTCGGCGGCGGCTCTGGCGTGGCCGTCGGCGGAGGCGCCATGTTCGGCGTCGCGCCTTCTCGCTCCCGCCGCGCGTGGCCTGAGCTTTGGCTCATCGGCGCGTATCACGCGCCCGTCGACGTATCCGGCGAGTTCGTCGCGACCGAGCTCCGCGCGGCGACGGGGCGCGTGGCGGCGACCTGGACCATCGCAGCCAGCAAGGGCTTTCGCTTCGACCTTGGCCCTACGGGCGGCGTGGAAGTCGATTTCGTCGAGACCCGGTCGACGTCGCTCCCGTCGTCGCGCCTTCGCGAACCCGCGGGGGAGGCCTCTGGAACCGTTGGCGCACTAGCCCTGCTGCGCTTCGCTATCGCGCGCGGTGCCGACATGTTCGTGGCGGCCGGCGCCGACGTGGATCTCGCGCCGCGGCGGTACGTCGTGCGGCGCGGTCCCTCAAGCGAGACGGCCTTCGACCCGTGGCCCGTTCGTCCGTCGCTCACGTTCGGGTTCACGCTCGCGCTCGCCGGGGCCCCGCCCTTCGAAGCCCCGCAGGGAGCGCCATGAGCGCGACCTTTGGAGCGCGCGGCGCCTGGGGCCTGTTTGGCGGAGTTGTCCTCGCGGCCTGCGCTCCCCAAGACATTGTCGTGGCCGAGCTGCCGGCCACCGACGCCGGCGGGGCGGACCCCTGCGCCACGAATGACGATTGCCCCACCGGCGCCTTCTGCGCCAAAGCCGGTTGCGGCGCTGCCGCCGGGCGCTGCGAGCGCGCGCCGCTCTTCTGCGATGAGGTCTTTGTTCCTTCGTGCGGCTGCGACGGCGTGACGTATTGGAACGATTGCCTGCGGCTCCAAGCGAGCGTCGATCGACGCGGTGTCGGCGAGTGCATCGAGCAGGCCGCGTCCTGCGGCGGCCGCGAGCAGCGCTCCTGCCCAACGGCGGGGGCGTCGTGCGCGCGTGTGGTCCAAGAGCCAGCGCCCTGCCGGCCCATCGAAGCGCCGGGGACGTGCTGGAAGCTTCCTGTGACGTGTCCCACGCAAGCGCCGGCGATGCCGCCGATCTTTGAGGCGTGCGCTCTCCCCGGTGTGCCCGCGCCCGAGCCTTGCGCCGATGCGTGCAACGCGATCCGCAGCGAGCGGCCCTTCCGGGCGTCTCGCGCCTGCCGTCGCTGAACGAACGCCGCCGATCGCGCGTGAGGCCCGCCGTTGCCCGCGGCGTGGCCCCTTTTTGTCGGGAATCCGAGGCGGGAGGCCTGCGAGAAAAAAAAGATCGCGACGGAGTGATCGGTTGCCAGCTCGTCGCGACACCTAGGCTCCAGAACGTTGCGTCGCCCATCGCGGCGTCGCCGTTGCCTTGCCCCTCGCCCACGCCCCACGCCCCACGCTTCCAGCCAGACACGCGTGAGGGCTCCGAGTCGATGCCAACGCCGCGCGGACGTCCGCCGGGCGGCGCATCGAACAGTCTCGCGTTGCCCGGCGCTTCATCCACCACTCACACACGCTTCTTGGAGGAACTCATGCATCGAATCTCGTTCGCCACCTTGTTCGCCTCGTCGGTTGCCATCGTTTCTCTTGGATGCGCCGGTGCCACCGATGGCGCGACCGCCTCGGCGAGCGACGTCGCCACGCAGGCGGCGGAGCTCGAATCGGCTCAGTGTTCGCTTCAGCAAGTGGCCGCAGCCGCGGACGGATGCCGCACCACGTTTGAGAGCTGCATCGCGGCGGACGGTGCCGACCCCCAAGCGTGTCGCGCCCAGTTGGAGTCGTGTCTGCCGGTGCCACCGCCCGGCGTGGGCGCTGGCCCTCGCGGCCCCCATGGCGGTGGGCCTGACGGTGACGGTCCTCGTGGTCCGCGCGGTCCGAGGCCGGAGGGTCCGCCCCCGGGCACACCGCCTTCACTCGACGGTGGCGCGCCGCCACCCCCGCCGCCAGGCGCAGGTGAAGGCCCCGGCGGCGGGCACGGTCCACGTCCGCCGCTCGACAGCGACGGCGGCCGTCCCGAAGGGCCCGAGGGGCGGGGACGAGGTGGTCCCGGTGGGCCCGGCCCGCACCCCGAGCCCGCGGCCGTGAGGGCGTGTCACGACACGCTGCGCACCTGCATCGAAGGCGGCGGCGACAAGGTGACGTGTTTCGAAGAAGCGCATCGGTGCGTGCGCCAGGCCTTCGAGGCAGCCTTCGTTGCTGCGTGCACCGACGTGAAAGCCAAGTGTGACGCTGGCGACGTCCCCGCGGAGGTGTGTGCGAAGGCGACGGCTCGTTGCGACGGCGGGATCGCGCCGCCCGAGGGCGCGCCGACGGCGCCGCAGTGCGCGGTCCCCGCAGCGAACTGAGTTGCTCCAAAGCGCGCGCCGCGATCCGTCTTGCGACGGCGTCGCGGCCGCGCGATTTTGTGGGACGTGGTTCGGCTCCAGCCCGCTAGGCTCTGGAGCATGTTCTTTCGCTCCACGCGTGTGCTCTTGCCCGAAGGCGAAAGGGCCTCTGCCGTTGAAGTCATGGGCCGCCGCGTCGTGCGCGTCGTGGCCTACGACGCGGTGCCGCCGGGTGCGCCGCTCACGGACTGTGGGTCCCACGTGCTGATGCCCGGCGTGGTCGACACGCACGTGCACGTGAACGAGCCCGGGCGCACGGAATGGGAGGGATTTCAGACGGCAACGCGCGCCGCCGCCGCCGGTGGGGTGACGACGCTCGTCGACATGCCGCTCAACAGCATCCCCGCGACGACGAGCCTCCGCGCCCTCGACGAGAAGCGAGCCGCCGCTGAAGGGAAGTGTGTCGTCGACGTGGGCTTCTCTGGTGGCGTCGTGCCGGGCAATGTCGCGGAGCTCGGCCCGATGATCGACGCGGGCGTCGTGGCCTTCAAGTGTTTCCTCTGCGAGTCCGGCGTCGATGAGTTTGCCAACGTCAGCGAAGGCGATCTGCGCCGCGCGATGCCCGCCCTCGCCGAGCGAGGCGTGACGCTCCTCGCGCACGCCGAGCTTCCTCTTGTGCTCGACGAAGCGGCGAAGGCGGCGAAGGGCCTATCGCCGGAGGCCGCCCGTCGCTACGCGAGCTACCTCGCGAGCCGCCCCAAGACGGCCGAGGATCGCGCCGTCGAGCTACTCCTTCGGCTCGCCCGTGAGACCAAGGCGAAGACGCACGTCGTTCACCTCTCTTCGGCCGACGCCCTCGCGTCGCTGCGTCAGGCCAAGGACGAGGGTGTGCCGCTTCACGCGGAGACTTGCCCCCACTACCTCACGCTCTCCGCCGAGGAGATCCCCGACGGCGCGACCGAATACAAATGCGCGCCCCCAATCCGCGAAGCGCAAAACCGCGAACGCCTGTGGGCCGCCCTCCGCGAAGGCCTCATCGATCAGGTCGTCACCGACCATTCGCCGTCGACGCCCGCGCTCAAGTGCGCCGACACGGGCGACTTCCTGGCGGCTTGGGGAGGCATCTCGTCGCTCGAGTTGGGACTCTCGCTCGTCTGGACCGAGGCCACGAAGCGAGGTCTCTCGCTCGCCGACGTCTCGCGTCTCCTCTCCGGCGCACCGGCCGCGCTCGTGGGCCTCAGCGATCGCAAGGGCCGCATCGCCCCGGGCTTCGACGCCGACTTCGTCGTGTTCGATCCCGACCGCGAGCGCTTCGTCGAGCCGACCGCGCTGCAGCACCGGCACAAGCTGACACCCTACGCCAAGCGCACCTTGCGGGGGTGCGTCGTCGCCACGTTCGTCGGCGGCGAAAAGGTTTACGACGGAGCGTCGGTCGTCCTCTCTACGGCGGGTCGCCTCGTTCGCCGCGTGTCCTAGACGGAACCGAAAGGGCGGCGTAAGAAGGCCCATGGCCGACGCAGCCCCCACTCTCTTGCCCTTCATGGAGCTTCCGGACCTCGCCGCCGAACGGACCGGCGGCGCCGTCTTGTGGGCCAACGACGACTTCTTCGCCGAGAAGGAGAACCTCCTCAAGGCGGCCGCCGCCGTCTTTGTCGAGGGAAAGTACACCGATCGTGGCAAGTGGATGGACGGCTGGGAGTCGCGGCGTCGCCGCGTGCCTGGTCACGATCGCTGCATCGTGCGCTTGGGCCTCCCTGGCGTCATCCGCGGCGTCGTCGTCGACACGGCGTTCTTTCGCGGCAACTTCCCCCAAGCGTGCTCCATCGAGGGGGCCTCGTTCACGGGTCAGCCGACGGAGGCGCAGCTCTTGGCGGATGACGTCGAGTGGTCGGAGCTTCTCCCGAAGGTCGAGCTGCGCGGCGACACGAAGAACGTCTTTCCAATCGCAGGCGCCACCGAGGCGCGCATCACGCACCTCCGCTTCAACATCTTCCCTGACGGCGGCGTGGCGCGCCTTCGGGTTCACGGCGAGCCTATTCCCGAGCCCCGCTTCATGGGCAAAGTCGGTGCGACCGTCGACCTGGCGGCCCTCGAGCACGGCGCGCAGGTCGTCTTGTGCAACGACATGTTCTTCGGCTCGCGCCACAACCTCATCTTGCCGGGCCCCTCGACGCACATGGGCGATGGCTGGGAGACGCGTCGCAGTCGGAAGGACGCGCCCGACTGGGCCCTCCTCAAGCTCGCAGGCGAAGGAGAGCTTGAGCACCTCGAGGTCGACACGAGCCACTTCAAGGGGAACTTCCCCGAGAGCTGCGCGCTCTACGGCGCCGCGTTCCCCGAGGGCGCGACCCCTTCTGTCGATGACAAGGCATGGCAGCCGGTCCTAGGCAGGACGAAGCTCATGGCGCACACGCGCCATCGCTACGACGAACTCCTCTCGCGCGGGCCCTACACGCACCTCCGACTCGACATCTTCCCCGACGGTGGCATCGCGCGCCTGCGCGTCTTTGGCTCGCTCACGAGCGGGGGGCGCGAGTTCGTGGCACTGCGTCACCTGCGGCTGCTGTCGCGCAGCGGGCGCGCCTCATTGCTCTTGGCCATGTGCGGCTCC of Myxococcales bacterium contains these proteins:
- the allB gene encoding allantoinase AllB → MFFRSTRVLLPEGERASAVEVMGRRVVRVVAYDAVPPGAPLTDCGSHVLMPGVVDTHVHVNEPGRTEWEGFQTATRAAAAGGVTTLVDMPLNSIPATTSLRALDEKRAAAEGKCVVDVGFSGGVVPGNVAELGPMIDAGVVAFKCFLCESGVDEFANVSEGDLRRAMPALAERGVTLLAHAELPLVLDEAAKAAKGLSPEAARRYASYLASRPKTAEDRAVELLLRLARETKAKTHVVHLSSADALASLRQAKDEGVPLHAETCPHYLTLSAEEIPDGATEYKCAPPIREAQNRERLWAALREGLIDQVVTDHSPSTPALKCADTGDFLAAWGGISSLELGLSLVWTEATKRGLSLADVSRLLSGAPAALVGLSDRKGRIAPGFDADFVVFDPDRERFVEPTALQHRHKLTPYAKRTLRGCVVATFVGGEKVYDGASVVLSTAGRLVRRVS
- the alc gene encoding allantoicase, with translation MADAAPTLLPFMELPDLAAERTGGAVLWANDDFFAEKENLLKAAAAVFVEGKYTDRGKWMDGWESRRRRVPGHDRCIVRLGLPGVIRGVVVDTAFFRGNFPQACSIEGASFTGQPTEAQLLADDVEWSELLPKVELRGDTKNVFPIAGATEARITHLRFNIFPDGGVARLRVHGEPIPEPRFMGKVGATVDLAALEHGAQVVLCNDMFFGSRHNLILPGPSTHMGDGWETRRSRKDAPDWALLKLAGEGELEHLEVDTSHFKGNFPESCALYGAAFPEGATPSVDDKAWQPVLGRTKLMAHTRHRYDELLSRGPYTHLRLDIFPDGGIARLRVFGSLTSGGREFVALRHLRLLSRSGRASLLLAMCGSKRWVDGLVDANVSDKAALFGAAEASFAKLDRDDWLEAFRAHPKIGQKKAHVDTGAQAAAFASGEQARVADAKGDVLSKLSAVNEAYETRFGFIYIVCATGKSADEMLAIAEERMTHEPAREITVAADEQKKITRLRLEKFLAGRA